The Acidobacteriota bacterium genomic interval CCGCTCCGGCGCCCGTCCGGCTGGCGCTCCGGAACTACCGGCTGTTTCCCCGGCTGGTCTGGGGCGGCGACATCGGTTTCGGCGAGTCGTACGCCGACGGCGATTGGGACTGCGCCGACCTGACCGGCGCCATCCGGCTGTTCATCCGCAACCGCGCGGCGCTCGCCTCCGGCAACTTGGCCACCGCCGCCGTCAGCCGCGTCGCCAACCGACTGCGCCACGGCCGGCGGCGCAACACGCTGCTCGGCAGCCGGGCGAACATCCGTGACCATTACGACCTGAGCAACGAAATGTACAAGCTCTTCCTCGATGAGTCGATGATGTACTCCTGCGCCCTGTTCGACGCGCCCGATCTCAGTCTGGAGGAGGCCCAGCGCCGCAAGATCGCGCGGCTGCTCGCGAAGGCCGCCCCCGGGCCCGAGGATCACCTTCTGGAGATCGGCTCCGGCTGGGGGGCGTTCGCCATCGCCGCGGCGCGCGAGACGGGCTGCCGGGTGACCACCATCACCCTGAGCGAGGAGCAGCTGGCGCTGGCGCGGGAGCGCGTCCGGGCCGCGGGGCTGGCGGAGCGCGTGGCGGTGGAGCTGTGCGACTACCGCCACGCGCAGGGCCGCTACGACCGGATCGTTTCCATCGAGATGCTCGAGGCGGTGGGCCACCGCTACCTCGGCACCTTTTTCGCCCGCGTCGACGAGCTCCTGAAACCGGGCGGCTGGGCGGTGGTCCAGGTGATCACCATCCCCGACCAGCGCTACGACGCCTATCGCCGCCAGCCCGACTGGATCCAGAAGCACATCTTCCCGGGCGGGATGCTGCCGTCGCTGGACGCGCTGAGCCGAGCGATGAAGGACCACTCGGAGCTGGTGGTCCAGGATCTGGAGAACATCGGCGTCCATTACGCCCCGACTCTGGCGGAGTGGCGGCGGCGCTTCCTGCTCAACACCCCGGCGGTGCGGGCGCTGGGCTTCGATGATGCGTTCATCCGGAAGTGGGTGTATTATTTCTCCTACTGCGAGGGAGCCTTCGCCGAGCGCTACTTGAACGATTTGCAGCTCGTGCTGGCCCGGCCCGGCACCCCGCAGGCGCCCTGGGAGAGGCTCCGCTGCCCATGAGCACCATCACCGCGACCTCCGGCGGCAAGGGCCGGCTGGACCTGTTGCACAGCCTGCCCTTCCTCGCGGTCCACCTGGCCTGCCTGCTGGTCATCTGGGCCGGCGTGAGTTGGATCGCCGTGGGAGCCTGCATCCTCCTCCACTACGCCCGGGCGTTCGGCCTCACCGCCGGCTACCACCGCTATTTCGCCCACAAGTCGTACAAGACCAGCCGGGCCTTCCAATTTCTTTTGGCGGTCCTCGGCGCCTCGGCCGCCCAGATGGGTCCGCTCTGGTGGGCCGGCCACCACCGGATCCACCACCGGTACGTGGACACCGACGCGGACATCCACTCCCCCAGCCGGCAGGGTTTCTGGTGGGCCCACGTGGGCTGGATCGTCAGCGACCGCTACCTGCACACGAACGAGGCGGTGATCAA includes:
- a CDS encoding DUF1365 family protein encodes the protein MNSRVYVGEVSHARLRPVRHVFRYPLYWYAFDLDELPELDRRIAAFGYNRIRPVAIHDRDYLTTGRAPIRDKLLALLRRHGHNGPFGRIELVTAARYWHYVFNPVSFSFCRRPDGAMAVVVAEVNNTFGERHVYILDRPEGPPGGWPLRYRADKAFHVSPFNDRRGAYAFEFTDPAGPLDIRIHLERDGERVMTARLHGAPRPLTPGNLARTVAGFPLAAALSIPRITWQAARLYFQRRLPVYARPDPDSPMTIGRRPPGWQERICRRLVCGILRRLTQGRLVLAEPDGSEQAFGDPAAPAPVRLALRNYRLFPRLVWGGDIGFGESYADGDWDCADLTGAIRLFIRNRAALASGNLATAAVSRVANRLRHGRRRNTLLGSRANIRDHYDLSNEMYKLFLDESMMYSCALFDAPDLSLEEAQRRKIARLLAKAAPGPEDHLLEIGSGWGAFAIAAARETGCRVTTITLSEEQLALARERVRAAGLAERVAVELCDYRHAQGRYDRIVSIEMLEAVGHRYLGTFFARVDELLKPGGWAVVQVITIPDQRYDAYRRQPDWIQKHIFPGGMLPSLDALSRAMKDHSELVVQDLENIGVHYAPTLAEWRRRFLLNTPAVRALGFDDAFIRKWVYYFSYCEGAFAERYLNDLQLVLARPGTPQAPWERLRCP
- a CDS encoding acyl-CoA desaturase, giving the protein MSTITATSGGKGRLDLLHSLPFLAVHLACLLVIWAGVSWIAVGACILLHYARAFGLTAGYHRYFAHKSYKTSRAFQFLLAVLGASAAQMGPLWWAGHHRIHHRYVDTDADIHSPSRQGFWWAHVGWIVSDRYLHTNEAVIKDFARFPELRRLDRFPWVPPLLLAAGLYGLGAWLGAARPELGTSGLQLLTWGFFISTVLLYHGTFFVNSLAHTWGTRRFDTRDTSRNNLLITLLTFGEGWHNNHHRYPASERQGFYWWEI